CGACCGCCCGGATCCCGTCGACGACCTGCTGGCCGTGCGACTCGTCGCTCGCCTTGAAGGTGATGTCGCGCGTGATCGTCGACTTGCCGACGACGACCAGGTCGATGGCGCCGATGTCGCCGCCCGCCTTGCCGATCGCCGAGGTGACCCGGCCGAGCATCCCGGGCTTGTTCACGATCTCGAGCCGGACCGTGATGCTGTAGCTGGCGCTTGGAGCCTGCATGCGGAGCCTCCCCGACCGGGTGCCCTCATCCCTTCCCGGTCTTGACGCGGCGGGCAACACCCGCCACGAGTGCGCGGTATTCTACAACAGTCGGGTCCGCGAGGCCGGTCGGAGCCGTGGGCGGCGGGCAGCGAGGTGCATTGCGGCTCTGTACAGGCGGTAGTAGGCTCGGACGCGGAGGCTACCCATGATCGACGTCAAGACCGCCGACCGGGAGCTGCAGTTCTACATCCGGCCCCAGACGTTCCCCGTAGCGATCCGGATGCTCAAGCCCGGTGAGGAGATCCCCGAGAAAGCGAAGCGGCCCGCGCGCGACTTCAAGAAGCTCAGCATGAACTGCCAGGTCATCGACATGGCCCGGCGGTACGGCTGGATGATCGCGCTCACCCGCGAGGATCACATCTGCTCCCTCGGCATCGCGGCCCTCGGCTTCGAGAAGCCGACGCATCTCCACAGCTCCGGGACGCTCTGCGAAGGCATGTACACGGCGACGAAGACGGCCGGGGAGCGCTCCGAAGCCGCCGTCGACCGGTTCGCACCCGGCGAATACGCCTGCCTCCTGGTCGCGCCGCTCGACCGCACGCCGTTCGAGCCGCACCTCGTCTGCATCTACGCCAACCCGGCTCAAGTCATGCGCCTCACCCAGGCGGCACTCTGGAAGCGCGGCGGGAAGCTCACCTCCTCCTTCGGCGGTCGCATCGATTGCTCGGAGATCATCGTGACGACGCTGCGCACCGACGCGCCGCAGCTCATCCTCCCGTGCTCGGGCGACCGGATCTTCGGCCAGACTCAGGATCACGAGATGGCGTTCACCATTCCCTGGGGCCAGATGGAGGAGATCATCGAGGGCCTGAAAGGCACGCACGCGGGCGGGATCCGGTACCCGATCACGCAGTTCATGGAGTACGAGGCCAAGCTCCCGTCCCGGTACATGGAGGCCAACCGCGTCTGGGACGTGGAGCACGGCCGCGCCCACTACACGCCCCGCGAGCGCGTCGTCGCCGCGTACAAGCGCTCGTTCGCCGACCGCGTGCCGGTCTACCCGATCGTCGCCTCGTTCGCCGGCACCCTCGACGGCCTCTCGATCGAGGAGTACTGCACGAACGTCCCGAAGGCGATCACGGCGATGCTGAACTACTACGAGCGCTATGAACCCGATGTCGTGCTGGCCTACAACGATCTGGCCAAAGAAGCCGAAGCCTTCGGATGCCACGTGAAGTACTCGGACTATGTCGTGCCGTCCATCGACCGGCACGTCCTCCAGGACGACAAGGCCCTGCTCGCGAAGCTCGCGATGCCCGATCCGTCCAAGACGGCGCGCCTCCCCGGATTCCTCGAGCAGTGCGAGGCGCTCGTGAAGGCGAAGCCCCCGACGGCGATCGGCGCGGTGGCCGTGGGACCGTGGACGATCGCGATGCTGCTCCGGAACCCCGAGACAATGCTCCTCGACACGTTCGAGGACCCGAAGTTCATCCATGACCTGATGCGGGTCACGACCGACTTCTGCAAGCTCTGGGGTGACGCGATCGCGAAGACGGGCATCGGGCTCAGCTTCTCGGAGCCCACCGCCTCGATCAGCCTGATCTCGCCCGACAATTACCGGGACTTCGTCGCGCCCTACCACAAAGAGCTGGTCGAGTACTTCAAGGCCAAGAAGGTCGGCGTGACGACGCACATCTGTGGGACGACGTATCCGATTTACGAGGATCTGATCGCCTGCGGCTTCACGACGGTCTCGTTCGACCTCGACCAGCAGGCCGACCCGAAGCTCTACGTGGACCAGCTCCGGCGGTTCACGGAGGTGTCACGCGGGCGTGCCGTCGCGATCGGCAACGTGGACGCGACGAAGTTCGAGAAGACGACCAAGGAGGCGATGGAGGCCGACGTCCGGCGCTGTATCGATACGGCGGCGAGGTCCTCGGCGTTCATCCTGTCCACATCGTGCGAGATCCCACCGCGCTCGGATCCCGACGCCGTGCGATGGTTCATGGACACGGCGCGCGAGCACGGACGTTACGACCGGATCTTCTAAGTCGGAGGGGGCGGACGTTACGGCCCCCTCCGAAACCTCCCCCAGGATCGGTTGCGGC
This sequence is a window from Candidatus Polarisedimenticolia bacterium. Protein-coding genes within it:
- a CDS encoding uroporphyrinogen decarboxylase family protein, which produces MIDVKTADRELQFYIRPQTFPVAIRMLKPGEEIPEKAKRPARDFKKLSMNCQVIDMARRYGWMIALTREDHICSLGIAALGFEKPTHLHSSGTLCEGMYTATKTAGERSEAAVDRFAPGEYACLLVAPLDRTPFEPHLVCIYANPAQVMRLTQAALWKRGGKLTSSFGGRIDCSEIIVTTLRTDAPQLILPCSGDRIFGQTQDHEMAFTIPWGQMEEIIEGLKGTHAGGIRYPITQFMEYEAKLPSRYMEANRVWDVEHGRAHYTPRERVVAAYKRSFADRVPVYPIVASFAGTLDGLSIEEYCTNVPKAITAMLNYYERYEPDVVLAYNDLAKEAEAFGCHVKYSDYVVPSIDRHVLQDDKALLAKLAMPDPSKTARLPGFLEQCEALVKAKPPTAIGAVAVGPWTIAMLLRNPETMLLDTFEDPKFIHDLMRVTTDFCKLWGDAIAKTGIGLSFSEPTASISLISPDNYRDFVAPYHKELVEYFKAKKVGVTTHICGTTYPIYEDLIACGFTTVSFDLDQQADPKLYVDQLRRFTEVSRGRAVAIGNVDATKFEKTTKEAMEADVRRCIDTAARSSAFILSTSCEIPPRSDPDAVRWFMDTAREHGRYDRIF